A genomic segment from Aquila chrysaetos chrysaetos chromosome 11, bAquChr1.4, whole genome shotgun sequence encodes:
- the LOC115347993 gene encoding solute carrier family 2, facilitated glucose transporter member 5-like isoform X1 — MWGHCPAYGPRAHPRLEGTCGGSQRWQSITSVVPLPPGLAMAPQRAGRPGGAGLPLPLPPAGGGRPPDSSSGRAGASNEPRGHPGCLPCPAFPSLSPSFFHLKMGETSQAAGPGLPSSPPPPPPLSPRSGCSLAPTVGKGTPQPGGDITGHLTFPLLSVTFLVSFGSSMLYGYNLAVVNSPAVHIKAFYNATWSQRYGHGLASGALTLLYSLTVSIFALGGLVGSLLVGVLVERYGRNGALSRSTLLVLLAGGFMGFSRELGSPEMVIVGRSITGLHSGICLSVVPLYLGEIAPKNLRGFLGLMPSIFICLGVFFAQVLGLPELLGEDRFWPLFLSVVVIPASLQLLLLHCFPESPRYLLIERNDVCGATKALRQFLGTPDVQDVIEEMKEEQRSLSSVEMVSVWQLLRDRSVRWQTLSVVVVNAGMQLSGIDAIWFYTNTIFENAGIPVSQIPYTTVGTGTIEVVAGLIGCFTIEKLGRRPLIITGFCAMGICSAGITVSLLLQTTLPWMHYVSVACVVGIIAGFCMGPDARPWFIMLHPASESPPQDLPAPYIPGARSTSSSLSLLLGQAGSKPWQPFPDLSGGVTCSHHSAAAGVPFLMTAELFTQSHRPAAYIVGGSLNWLCNFTVGFIFPFLQMSAGAFCYLVFCGVCLLVALYVYLVVPETKNKTFMEISHIFATRRSFLSIPAHLIGMTKLSGYGALESSSLEGSGSSLP; from the exons ATGTGGGGACACTGCCCTGCTTACGGTCCCCGGGCCCACCCCCGTTTAGAGGGGACATGTGGGGGCTCTCAACGGTGGCAGAGCATCACGTCGGTGGTCCCGCTGCCCCCCGGCCTGGCCATGGCCCCTCAGCGGGCTGGGCGGCCCGGAGGTGCCGGcctgcctctgcccctgcccccggcgggaggggggaggcCCCCGGACTCCTCCTCCGGCCGCGCAGGCGCCTCCAATGAGCCCCGGGGGCACCcaggctgcctgccctgccctgccttcccttccctctccccctccttcttccatCTAAAAATGGGAGAGACGAGCCAGGCCGCCGGACCGGggctgccttcctcccccccgcctcctcctcctctctccccccgcTCTGGCTGCAGCCTCGCCCCGACGGTCGGGAAAGGGACCCCGCAGCCCGGCGGGGACATCACTGGG catcTCACCTTCCCCTTGCTGTCAGTCACCTTCCTGGTGTCCTTTGGCTCCTCCATGCTCTATGGCTACAACCTGGCCGTGGTGAACTCGCCAGCGGTG CACATAAAGGCTTTCTACAACGCCACGTGGTCCCAGCGGTATGGGCACGGGCTGGCCTCCGGCGCCCTGACCCTCCTCTACTCCCTGACCGTCTCCATCTTTGCCCTGGGCGGGCTCGTGggctccttgctggtgggggtgctggtggagcGGTACGGCAG GAATGGCGCGCTGAGCCGCAGTACTCTCCTCGTCCTCCTGGCCGGTGGCTTCATGGGCTTCAGCCGGGAGCTGGGGTCCCCTGAGATGGTGATCGTCGGCCGCTCCATCACGGGGCTCCACTCAG GTATCTGTCTCAGCGTGGTGCCCCTCTACCTGGGAGAAATCGCCCCCAAGAACCTGCGGGGTTTCCTGGGCCTCATGCCCAGCATCTTCATCTGCCTGGGGGTTTTCTTCGCGCAGGTCCTGGGcctcccagagctgctgggcGAG GACAGGTTCTGGCCCCTTTTCCTGTCGGTGGTGGTCATTCCCGcctccctccagctcctgctgctgcactgcttCCCTGAGAGCCCGCGGTACCTGCTGATAGAGAGGAACGACGTCTGCGGGGCCACCAAGG CGCTGCGCCAGTTCCTGGGGACACCTGACGTGCAGGATGTGATCGAGGAGATGAAGGAGGAGCAGCGGTCGCTCTCCTCTGTGGAGATGGTCTCTGTCTGGCAGCTACTGCGGGACCGCTCTGTCCGCTGGCAAACCCTctcggtggtggtggtgaatgCTGGCATGCAGCTCTCGGGCATCGATGCC ATCTGGTTTTACACCAACACCATCTTCGAGAACGCCGGGATCCCTGTATCCCAGATCCCCTACACCACCGTGGGCACCGGCACCATTGAAGTTGTTGCTGGGCTGATCGGG TGCTTCACCATCGAGAAGTTGGGCAGGCGGCCCCTCATCATCACCGGCTTCTGCGCCATGGGCATCTGCTCGGCTGGTATTACcgtctccctgctgctgcag ACCACCCTGCCCTGGATGCACTACGTCAGCGTCGCCTGTGTGGTCGGCATCATCGCTGGCTTCTGCATGGGACCAG ACGCCAGGCCCTGGTTTATCATGCTGCACCCCGCAAGCGAGAGCCCGCCACAAGACCTTCCAGCCCCATACATCCCCGGGGCACGCTCAACCTCTTCCTCCTTGTCCCTGCTCCTGGGCCAAGCGGGGAGCAAGCCCTGGCAGCCTTTCCCAGATCTCTCTGGAGGTGTCACCTGCTCCCATCACAGTGCGGCTG CCGGCGTCCCCTTCCTGATGACAGCCGAGCTCTTCACGCAGTCACACCGCCCGGCTGCCTACATCGTGGGGGGGTCCCTCAACTGGCTCTGCAACTTCACCGTCGGCTTCATCTTCCCCTTCTTGCAG ATGTCAGCCGGTGCCTTTTGCTACCTGGTTTTCTGTGGCGTCTGCCTGCTGGTGGCCCTGTACGTCTACCTTGTCGTCCCTGAGACCAAGAACAAAACCTTCATGGAGATCAGCCACATCTTTGCCACTCgccgctccttcctctccaTCCCGGCACACCTCATAGGGATGACGAAGCTCAGTGGCTATGGGGCCTTGGAGAGCAGCTCCCTGGAGGGTTCGGGCTCCAGCCTGCCCTGA
- the LOC115347993 gene encoding solute carrier family 2, facilitated glucose transporter member 9-like isoform X3 encodes MWGHCPAYGPRAHPRLEGTCGGSQRWQSITSVVPLPPGLAMAPQRAGRPGGAGLPLPLPPAGGGRPPDSSSGRAGASNEPRGHPGCLPCPAFPSLSPSFFHLKMGETSQAAGPGLPSSPPPPPPLSPRSGCSLAPTVGKGTPQPGGDITGHLTFPLLSVTFLVSFGSSMLYGYNLAVVNSPAVHIKAFYNATWSQRYGHGLASGALTLLYSLTVSIFALGGLVGSLLVGVLVERYGRNGALSRSTLLVLLAGGFMGFSRELGSPEMVIVGRSITGLHSGICLSVVPLYLGEIAPKNLRGFLGLMPSIFICLGVFFAQVLGLPELLGEDRFWPLFLSVVVIPASLQLLLLHCFPESPRYLLIERNDVCGATKALRQFLGTPDVQDVIEEMKEEQRSLSSVEMVSVWQLLRDRSVRWQTLSVVVVNAGMQLSGIDAIWFYTNTIFENAGIPVSQIPYTTVGTGTIEVVAGLIGCFTIEKLGRRPLIITGFCAMGICSAGITVSLLLQTTLPWMHYVSVACVVGIIAGFCMGPGMSEAACPPYPCSVPSLCSRRPLPDDSRALHAVTPPGCLHRGGVPQLALQLHRRLHLPLLADVSRCLLLPGFLWRLPAGGPVRLPCRP; translated from the exons ATGTGGGGACACTGCCCTGCTTACGGTCCCCGGGCCCACCCCCGTTTAGAGGGGACATGTGGGGGCTCTCAACGGTGGCAGAGCATCACGTCGGTGGTCCCGCTGCCCCCCGGCCTGGCCATGGCCCCTCAGCGGGCTGGGCGGCCCGGAGGTGCCGGcctgcctctgcccctgcccccggcgggaggggggaggcCCCCGGACTCCTCCTCCGGCCGCGCAGGCGCCTCCAATGAGCCCCGGGGGCACCcaggctgcctgccctgccctgccttcccttccctctccccctccttcttccatCTAAAAATGGGAGAGACGAGCCAGGCCGCCGGACCGGggctgccttcctcccccccgcctcctcctcctctctccccccgcTCTGGCTGCAGCCTCGCCCCGACGGTCGGGAAAGGGACCCCGCAGCCCGGCGGGGACATCACTGGG catcTCACCTTCCCCTTGCTGTCAGTCACCTTCCTGGTGTCCTTTGGCTCCTCCATGCTCTATGGCTACAACCTGGCCGTGGTGAACTCGCCAGCGGTG CACATAAAGGCTTTCTACAACGCCACGTGGTCCCAGCGGTATGGGCACGGGCTGGCCTCCGGCGCCCTGACCCTCCTCTACTCCCTGACCGTCTCCATCTTTGCCCTGGGCGGGCTCGTGggctccttgctggtgggggtgctggtggagcGGTACGGCAG GAATGGCGCGCTGAGCCGCAGTACTCTCCTCGTCCTCCTGGCCGGTGGCTTCATGGGCTTCAGCCGGGAGCTGGGGTCCCCTGAGATGGTGATCGTCGGCCGCTCCATCACGGGGCTCCACTCAG GTATCTGTCTCAGCGTGGTGCCCCTCTACCTGGGAGAAATCGCCCCCAAGAACCTGCGGGGTTTCCTGGGCCTCATGCCCAGCATCTTCATCTGCCTGGGGGTTTTCTTCGCGCAGGTCCTGGGcctcccagagctgctgggcGAG GACAGGTTCTGGCCCCTTTTCCTGTCGGTGGTGGTCATTCCCGcctccctccagctcctgctgctgcactgcttCCCTGAGAGCCCGCGGTACCTGCTGATAGAGAGGAACGACGTCTGCGGGGCCACCAAGG CGCTGCGCCAGTTCCTGGGGACACCTGACGTGCAGGATGTGATCGAGGAGATGAAGGAGGAGCAGCGGTCGCTCTCCTCTGTGGAGATGGTCTCTGTCTGGCAGCTACTGCGGGACCGCTCTGTCCGCTGGCAAACCCTctcggtggtggtggtgaatgCTGGCATGCAGCTCTCGGGCATCGATGCC ATCTGGTTTTACACCAACACCATCTTCGAGAACGCCGGGATCCCTGTATCCCAGATCCCCTACACCACCGTGGGCACCGGCACCATTGAAGTTGTTGCTGGGCTGATCGGG TGCTTCACCATCGAGAAGTTGGGCAGGCGGCCCCTCATCATCACCGGCTTCTGCGCCATGGGCATCTGCTCGGCTGGTATTACcgtctccctgctgctgcag ACCACCCTGCCCTGGATGCACTACGTCAGCGTCGCCTGTGTGGTCGGCATCATCGCTGGCTTCTGCATGGGACCAG GGATGTCTGAGGCAGCCTGTCCTCCGTACCCTtgctctgtcccctccctcTGCAGCCGGCGTCCCCTTCCTGATGACAGCCGAGCTCTTCACGCAGTCACACCGCCCGGCTGCCTACATCGTGGGGGGGTCCCTCAACTGGCTCTGCAACTTCACCGTCGGCTTCATCTTCCCCTTCTTGCAG ATGTCAGCCGGTGCCTTTTGCTACCTGGTTTTCTGTGGCGTCTGCCTGCTGGTGGCCCTGTACGTCTACCTTGTCGTCCCTGA
- the LOC115347993 gene encoding solute carrier family 2, facilitated glucose transporter member 5-like isoform X2 codes for MWGHCPAYGPRAHPRLEGTCGGSQRWQSITSVVPLPPGLAMAPQRAGRPGGAGLPLPLPPAGGGRPPDSSSGRAGASNEPRGHPGCLPCPAFPSLSPSFFHLKMGETSQAAGPGLPSSPPPPPPLSPRSGCSLAPTVGKGTPQPGGDITGHLTFPLLSVTFLVSFGSSMLYGYNLAVVNSPAVHIKAFYNATWSQRYGHGLASGALTLLYSLTVSIFALGGLVGSLLVGVLVERYGRNGALSRSTLLVLLAGGFMGFSRELGSPEMVIVGRSITGLHSGICLSVVPLYLGEIAPKNLRGFLGLMPSIFICLGVFFAQVLGLPELLGEDRFWPLFLSVVVIPASLQLLLLHCFPESPRYLLIERNDVCGATKALRQFLGTPDVQDVIEEMKEEQRSLSSVEMVSVWQLLRDRSVRWQTLSVVVVNAGMQLSGIDAIWFYTNTIFENAGIPVSQIPYTTVGTGTIEVVAGLIGCFTIEKLGRRPLIITGFCAMGICSAGITVSLLLQTTLPWMHYVSVACVVGIIAGFCMGPAGVPFLMTAELFTQSHRPAAYIVGGSLNWLCNFTVGFIFPFLQMSAGAFCYLVFCGVCLLVALYVYLVVPETKNKTFMEISHIFATRRSFLSIPAHLIGMTKLSGYGALESSSLEGSGSSLP; via the exons ATGTGGGGACACTGCCCTGCTTACGGTCCCCGGGCCCACCCCCGTTTAGAGGGGACATGTGGGGGCTCTCAACGGTGGCAGAGCATCACGTCGGTGGTCCCGCTGCCCCCCGGCCTGGCCATGGCCCCTCAGCGGGCTGGGCGGCCCGGAGGTGCCGGcctgcctctgcccctgcccccggcgggaggggggaggcCCCCGGACTCCTCCTCCGGCCGCGCAGGCGCCTCCAATGAGCCCCGGGGGCACCcaggctgcctgccctgccctgccttcccttccctctccccctccttcttccatCTAAAAATGGGAGAGACGAGCCAGGCCGCCGGACCGGggctgccttcctcccccccgcctcctcctcctctctccccccgcTCTGGCTGCAGCCTCGCCCCGACGGTCGGGAAAGGGACCCCGCAGCCCGGCGGGGACATCACTGGG catcTCACCTTCCCCTTGCTGTCAGTCACCTTCCTGGTGTCCTTTGGCTCCTCCATGCTCTATGGCTACAACCTGGCCGTGGTGAACTCGCCAGCGGTG CACATAAAGGCTTTCTACAACGCCACGTGGTCCCAGCGGTATGGGCACGGGCTGGCCTCCGGCGCCCTGACCCTCCTCTACTCCCTGACCGTCTCCATCTTTGCCCTGGGCGGGCTCGTGggctccttgctggtgggggtgctggtggagcGGTACGGCAG GAATGGCGCGCTGAGCCGCAGTACTCTCCTCGTCCTCCTGGCCGGTGGCTTCATGGGCTTCAGCCGGGAGCTGGGGTCCCCTGAGATGGTGATCGTCGGCCGCTCCATCACGGGGCTCCACTCAG GTATCTGTCTCAGCGTGGTGCCCCTCTACCTGGGAGAAATCGCCCCCAAGAACCTGCGGGGTTTCCTGGGCCTCATGCCCAGCATCTTCATCTGCCTGGGGGTTTTCTTCGCGCAGGTCCTGGGcctcccagagctgctgggcGAG GACAGGTTCTGGCCCCTTTTCCTGTCGGTGGTGGTCATTCCCGcctccctccagctcctgctgctgcactgcttCCCTGAGAGCCCGCGGTACCTGCTGATAGAGAGGAACGACGTCTGCGGGGCCACCAAGG CGCTGCGCCAGTTCCTGGGGACACCTGACGTGCAGGATGTGATCGAGGAGATGAAGGAGGAGCAGCGGTCGCTCTCCTCTGTGGAGATGGTCTCTGTCTGGCAGCTACTGCGGGACCGCTCTGTCCGCTGGCAAACCCTctcggtggtggtggtgaatgCTGGCATGCAGCTCTCGGGCATCGATGCC ATCTGGTTTTACACCAACACCATCTTCGAGAACGCCGGGATCCCTGTATCCCAGATCCCCTACACCACCGTGGGCACCGGCACCATTGAAGTTGTTGCTGGGCTGATCGGG TGCTTCACCATCGAGAAGTTGGGCAGGCGGCCCCTCATCATCACCGGCTTCTGCGCCATGGGCATCTGCTCGGCTGGTATTACcgtctccctgctgctgcag ACCACCCTGCCCTGGATGCACTACGTCAGCGTCGCCTGTGTGGTCGGCATCATCGCTGGCTTCTGCATGGGACCAG CCGGCGTCCCCTTCCTGATGACAGCCGAGCTCTTCACGCAGTCACACCGCCCGGCTGCCTACATCGTGGGGGGGTCCCTCAACTGGCTCTGCAACTTCACCGTCGGCTTCATCTTCCCCTTCTTGCAG ATGTCAGCCGGTGCCTTTTGCTACCTGGTTTTCTGTGGCGTCTGCCTGCTGGTGGCCCTGTACGTCTACCTTGTCGTCCCTGAGACCAAGAACAAAACCTTCATGGAGATCAGCCACATCTTTGCCACTCgccgctccttcctctccaTCCCGGCACACCTCATAGGGATGACGAAGCTCAGTGGCTATGGGGCCTTGGAGAGCAGCTCCCTGGAGGGTTCGGGCTCCAGCCTGCCCTGA
- the LOC115347993 gene encoding solute carrier family 2, facilitated glucose transporter member 5-like isoform X4, which yields MLYGYNLAVVNSPAVHIKAFYNATWSQRYGHGLASGALTLLYSLTVSIFALGGLVGSLLVGVLVERYGRNGALSRSTLLVLLAGGFMGFSRELGSPEMVIVGRSITGLHSGICLSVVPLYLGEIAPKNLRGFLGLMPSIFICLGVFFAQVLGLPELLGEDRFWPLFLSVVVIPASLQLLLLHCFPESPRYLLIERNDVCGATKALRQFLGTPDVQDVIEEMKEEQRSLSSVEMVSVWQLLRDRSVRWQTLSVVVVNAGMQLSGIDAIWFYTNTIFENAGIPVSQIPYTTVGTGTIEVVAGLIGCFTIEKLGRRPLIITGFCAMGICSAGITVSLLLQTTLPWMHYVSVACVVGIIAGFCMGPDARPWFIMLHPASESPPQDLPAPYIPGARSTSSSLSLLLGQAGSKPWQPFPDLSGGVTCSHHSAAAGVPFLMTAELFTQSHRPAAYIVGGSLNWLCNFTVGFIFPFLQMSAGAFCYLVFCGVCLLVALYVYLVVPETKNKTFMEISHIFATRRSFLSIPAHLIGMTKLSGYGALESSSLEGSGSSLP from the exons ATGCTCTATGGCTACAACCTGGCCGTGGTGAACTCGCCAGCGGTG CACATAAAGGCTTTCTACAACGCCACGTGGTCCCAGCGGTATGGGCACGGGCTGGCCTCCGGCGCCCTGACCCTCCTCTACTCCCTGACCGTCTCCATCTTTGCCCTGGGCGGGCTCGTGggctccttgctggtgggggtgctggtggagcGGTACGGCAG GAATGGCGCGCTGAGCCGCAGTACTCTCCTCGTCCTCCTGGCCGGTGGCTTCATGGGCTTCAGCCGGGAGCTGGGGTCCCCTGAGATGGTGATCGTCGGCCGCTCCATCACGGGGCTCCACTCAG GTATCTGTCTCAGCGTGGTGCCCCTCTACCTGGGAGAAATCGCCCCCAAGAACCTGCGGGGTTTCCTGGGCCTCATGCCCAGCATCTTCATCTGCCTGGGGGTTTTCTTCGCGCAGGTCCTGGGcctcccagagctgctgggcGAG GACAGGTTCTGGCCCCTTTTCCTGTCGGTGGTGGTCATTCCCGcctccctccagctcctgctgctgcactgcttCCCTGAGAGCCCGCGGTACCTGCTGATAGAGAGGAACGACGTCTGCGGGGCCACCAAGG CGCTGCGCCAGTTCCTGGGGACACCTGACGTGCAGGATGTGATCGAGGAGATGAAGGAGGAGCAGCGGTCGCTCTCCTCTGTGGAGATGGTCTCTGTCTGGCAGCTACTGCGGGACCGCTCTGTCCGCTGGCAAACCCTctcggtggtggtggtgaatgCTGGCATGCAGCTCTCGGGCATCGATGCC ATCTGGTTTTACACCAACACCATCTTCGAGAACGCCGGGATCCCTGTATCCCAGATCCCCTACACCACCGTGGGCACCGGCACCATTGAAGTTGTTGCTGGGCTGATCGGG TGCTTCACCATCGAGAAGTTGGGCAGGCGGCCCCTCATCATCACCGGCTTCTGCGCCATGGGCATCTGCTCGGCTGGTATTACcgtctccctgctgctgcag ACCACCCTGCCCTGGATGCACTACGTCAGCGTCGCCTGTGTGGTCGGCATCATCGCTGGCTTCTGCATGGGACCAG ACGCCAGGCCCTGGTTTATCATGCTGCACCCCGCAAGCGAGAGCCCGCCACAAGACCTTCCAGCCCCATACATCCCCGGGGCACGCTCAACCTCTTCCTCCTTGTCCCTGCTCCTGGGCCAAGCGGGGAGCAAGCCCTGGCAGCCTTTCCCAGATCTCTCTGGAGGTGTCACCTGCTCCCATCACAGTGCGGCTG CCGGCGTCCCCTTCCTGATGACAGCCGAGCTCTTCACGCAGTCACACCGCCCGGCTGCCTACATCGTGGGGGGGTCCCTCAACTGGCTCTGCAACTTCACCGTCGGCTTCATCTTCCCCTTCTTGCAG ATGTCAGCCGGTGCCTTTTGCTACCTGGTTTTCTGTGGCGTCTGCCTGCTGGTGGCCCTGTACGTCTACCTTGTCGTCCCTGAGACCAAGAACAAAACCTTCATGGAGATCAGCCACATCTTTGCCACTCgccgctccttcctctccaTCCCGGCACACCTCATAGGGATGACGAAGCTCAGTGGCTATGGGGCCTTGGAGAGCAGCTCCCTGGAGGGTTCGGGCTCCAGCCTGCCCTGA